A stretch of DNA from Flavobacteriaceae bacterium MAR_2009_75:
AGTCTTTTGTTTTGTATAGGGTAAGGGAGTAGGAGACCAGTACCATTATTGATACCGCCCATCCTGAGATATCCAATAAGATTTTAGCATCATAGTCTCACTCTTTTTTCTCGTTCAACTTTTGTACGATTCTTTCTTTAAAGTCTAATTCTATTATCTGTTGCTCTACTACCCGAAGTTCTTCTAAAAGCGCTGTTTAATGGTTCATCATTTCTTCTAAAGCTGTGGTGGCAATATTCCAATAGTAATGAAGCTGGGGTAAGTTATCTATCGCTTTCTGAGATAACATTAAAAGATGTTTTCTACTGTCATTCGGGTCTTGCTCAGATTGCAAGTACCCATTTTTCTTCATTTTCTTTACCAGTTTGATAACCCCAGGGTGGCTAGTCTGTAGTGAATCACCTATTTCTGTAGTAGATAGTTTCTCTTCTTTTTCAAGAAGTACAAATATCATATGCCAATTGAGTTCAGTATCAATATCGAATTCTTTATAGAATTGTTACGTTTGCAAAACTATTTTTGGCATTTAATTAAATACATAGGTTGGTCTTCTTCAATTTCTAACACTTCGTAAAGACCGGCTTGTTCAAACTCGTTTTCAACGGATTCTTGGTCATAAAAAAATAACTGTAGGCCATCAAAAATTTCAAAACGATCTTTGCCGAGAGGCGAACCTTTGCCATAAGTATTAGCTTCTTTGGTAATAGCTGTAAAGACCATAATGCCACCGCTCGTCAACTGATTATAACAATCTCGAATCAGTTTCTTCCGTTCTTTTTGATTTAGCAAATGAATCAGTGCGAAGCAATAAATACCGTCATACTTGGTAGTTTCAAAAGGCATGTCGGTGACCGAACCGTGGTGTACCGTCATTGCATCTCCGAAATGCTTATGGTAAAGCTCAATAGCCGTTCGAGAGATTTCAATTCCCGTAACTTCGATACCGTTATCTTGAAAAACTTGAGCATTTCTCCCATACCCGAAACCGGGTACCAGTATGTTTTTTATTCCTTTTGCTAGAAACAGGTCTTTTGTTAGGATTGTGGAATTTGCAGGCTTCATCCCCCACATTTCTTGCTTGTCGTTAAAATTGTCTTCCCAGAATTCGGCCATGACATAATTTATTTGATACAAATTTTGTCTTCTAAAACCTCACATTGAAGCCCACTCTTTTGGACTAAGGAAATGATTTTCTCAGGGTAAATGGTTGCCGATTCAACTCTTAGAATGGTGTGACCACAAGGGAAGGGCATGTTGGTTTCGTTCAAATCATAATTTACCTTCAAATTCGGAAAGTGAATACCAAGTAACTTCAAAACGCTTTTGATTTCACATTCATCTCTAATATCGGTGATAAATACCTCGATTATATAACTGATATTAGAAATTGTTCTTCTGCTAGTTCTTTATTGACCATGGCTCCGGCTACGAGTCCGCTATTCACAGCGGTAGCTACAGCGCGTAGTCTGGTAGTACTATCTCCGCAGGCATAAATTCCGTTAA
This window harbors:
- a CDS encoding methyltransferase family protein, with protein sequence MAEFWEDNFNDKQEMWGMKPANSTILTKDLFLAKGIKNILVPGFGYGRNAQVFQDNGIEVTGIEISRTAIELYHKHFGDAMTVHHGSVTDMPFETTKYDGIYCFALIHLLNQKERKKLIRDCYNQLTSGGIMVFTAITKEANTYGKGSPLGKDRFEIFDGLQLFFYDQESVENEFEQAGLYEVLEIEEDQPMYLIKCQK
- a CDS encoding hypothetical protein (manually curated); protein product: MSNISYIIEVFITDIRDECEIKSVLKLLGIHFPNLKVNYDLNETNMPFPCGHTILRVESATIYPEKIISLVQKSGLQCEVLEDKICIK